In Cellulomonas sp. JZ18, the DNA window CCCCGCTGTACCAGGCGAGGCCGGTGCGCCGGATCGCCGAGGCGGCACCGACGACGTCCCCGCTGGCGTCCTTCATGGCCACGACCTGCTCGTGCGCGGCGAGGCGGTCGATCGTCGCCGGTGCGAGCCGCACGCCGGTGCGGCCGGGGATGTCGTAGAGCATGACGGGCAGCGGCGTCGCGTCGGCGACCGCGGTCACGTGCCGGATCACGCCCTCCTGGGAGGGGCGCGAGTAGTACGGGGTGACGACGAGCAGGCCGTGCGCACCGGCCTCCGCGGCCTGCTCCGCCATGCGGACCGCGTGCGCGGTGTCGTTGGAGCCGGCGCCGGCCACGACGTACGCGCGGTCGCCGACCGCCTCGACGACGGCCGCGACGATCTCGGCCTTCTCGGGCGCGTGCGTCGTCGGGGCCTCGCCGGTCGTGCCGTTGAGCACCAGCCCGTCGTGGCCGTGGTCCACCAGGTGCTTCGCCAGCGCGACCGTCGCCTCGAGGTCGACCGCGCCGTCGGCGGTCATCGGGGTGACCATGGCCGAGAGCACGGACCCGAACGGGTGCGTCGCGGACGTGACGGTGGGCATGGGCACACGCTACCGCCCGACCGGCACCACCGTGGCAGCCGCCCGGGTTTCGGCCTGCGCGCCCCCCGCTCGACGCGCCACCGGCTGCGCACGCGGCCAGACTGGCGCCATGACCGCGCCGCTGCCCCCGTCCGTCGCCGCACACGTGCCCACCGGGATGCTGATCGGGGGCGAGTGGCGCCAGGCGCGCGGCGGTGCGACGTTCCCGGTCGTCGACCCGGCGACGGGCGAGACCCTGTTCGACGTCGCCGACGGCGACGAGCAGGACGCCCTCGACGCGCTCGCCGCGGCGCACGACGCCTTCCCGGCCTGGCGGGCCACCGCGCCGCGGACGCGCTCGGAGCTCCTGCGGGCCGTCTTCGACGTGCTCACCGCGCACACGGAGGACATCGCCGCGCTGGTCACCGCCGAGGGCGGCAAGCCGCTCGCCGAGTCGCGTGCCGAGGTGGCCTACGCGGCCGACTACGTCCGGTGGTACGCGGAGGAGGCCGTGCGCGCCGAGGGCCTGGCCCGACGCGCCCCGGCGGGCACCCACCACCAGCTCGTCCTGCGGCGTCCGGTGGGGCCGGCGCTGCTCATCGCGCCGTGGAACTTCCCGATCGCCATGATCGCCCGCAAGGTCGCGCCCGCGCTGGCCGCGGGGTGCACGTGCGTCGTGAAGCCCGCACGGCTGACGCCCCTGACGACCGCCTACGTCGTCGAGCTCATCCGCGCCGAGCTCGACGGGCGCGACCTGCCGACCGGTGTCGTGAACGTCGTCCCGACGTCCTCGGCGCGCCGCGTCTCCGAGCCGCTGCTCGCCGACCCCCGGCTGCGCAAGCTGTCCTTCACGGGCTCGACCGAGGTCGGGCGCACGCTGCTGGCCGCCGCCGCGCCGCGCGTGCTGCGCACGTCGATGGAGCTGGGCGGCAACGCGCCCTTCCTCGTGTTCGAGGACGCCGACCTCGACGCGGCCGTGGCGGGCGCGGTCCAGGCGAAGATGCGCAACTCGGGCCAGACGTGCGTCGCCGCCAACCGCTTCCTCGTGCACGGCTCGGTCGCGGGCGAGTTCGCCGACCGGCTCACCGCGGCGTTCGAGGGCCTCGTCGTGGGCCACGGGGCCGACCCCGACACGACC includes these proteins:
- a CDS encoding NAD-dependent succinate-semialdehyde dehydrogenase; the protein is MTAPLPPSVAAHVPTGMLIGGEWRQARGGATFPVVDPATGETLFDVADGDEQDALDALAAAHDAFPAWRATAPRTRSELLRAVFDVLTAHTEDIAALVTAEGGKPLAESRAEVAYAADYVRWYAEEAVRAEGLARRAPAGTHHQLVLRRPVGPALLIAPWNFPIAMIARKVAPALAAGCTCVVKPARLTPLTTAYVVELIRAELDGRDLPTGVVNVVPTSSARRVSEPLLADPRLRKLSFTGSTEVGRTLLAAAAPRVLRTSMELGGNAPFLVFEDADLDAAVAGAVQAKMRNSGQTCVAANRFLVHGSVAGEFADRLTAAFEGLVVGHGADPDTTVGPLIEQSAVDRVEELVTEAVDGGALLRVGGEPVRRPGYFYAPTVLTSVDPGLRVVTEETFGPVAPVVTFDDEDEAVRLANDTPFGLVAYAYTRDVGRAMRMAEQLDAGMVGINRGMVSDASAPFGGVKESGLGREGGAAGMEEYLEPVYVAL
- the dapA gene encoding 4-hydroxy-tetrahydrodipicolinate synthase, with the protein product MPTVTSATHPFGSVLSAMVTPMTADGAVDLEATVALAKHLVDHGHDGLVLNGTTGEAPTTHAPEKAEIVAAVVEAVGDRAYVVAGAGSNDTAHAVRMAEQAAEAGAHGLLVVTPYYSRPSQEGVIRHVTAVADATPLPVMLYDIPGRTGVRLAPATIDRLAAHEQVVAMKDASGDVVGAASAIRRTGLAWYSGDDGLVLGFLAHGAVGLVGVTTHVLGDQFAALVDAWRRGDTDAALDIFLAALPAITALNGDGFQAAAAKAALVETGVLRSRATRLPIVPYTDDEAAHVRAGLQAAGLLDVVTA